Below is a window of Shewanella khirikhana DNA.
TTACTATAAGGAGAAAGGAATGAAAGCGGTTTATTTAAGTGCAGTATTGGCCACGACTCTGGCGCTGGGTGGATGTGTGGTGAATGTGAAGGATGGCAACGATGCTTATCAGGATTGGCAGCAAGTTGAGCAGCAAAACCGCGAGCACTTGTCACGTTTGTCGCTGGGGATGGCCAAGGCTGATGCACTGACGCTGATGGGCCGTGCCGACTTCCACGAGGCATGGAGTGACAATGGCAAGGAGGTGCAGGTGTTTTACTTCCGTACCAATCGCATTCATGGTGACGGCACCACTACCAAGGAAGAGTGCACGCCGGTGGTTTTCCACAACGACCGTCTGGTCGGATGGGGCGCTACCGCCCTGGCCAAAGGATAATTACTTCCTGAGCTGGGTATCCAGGAGGTCGACAAGCTCTGACCAATTGCTGTCGGCTTCCAACGCTTCTTTTAAAAAAGTAGCCTGCGCCGGACTCCAGAAGCTGGCTTGCCAGATGGTGTCGGCGGCTGCCAGCTGATGTGATGCAATAAACTCGTTGATGGCCTGCTCGGTGTTATCCAGCCCGAGCTGTTCGAATAAATGGCCTAAATCCACCGGTGTGGTGTCCATGCGTTATCCCCCTGAATTTCCTTTCGTTAGCTGACCAACAGCGACTGATCCACTCTATTCAGTGTTTGTGCTGCCTGCTGTATTAATCATTGATTGGCGGGGGACAAAAGGCAACTCTGATTAATAATTGCACTTTTTGTGTGGATTGCTACATTGGGTAAGGTTTGATCTGGATCAAGGAATAACAATAATGGAAAACCAGACTCAGGACAGCTACAAAGCCGTTTATCTTACCGCAGAAGACCTGCGGGTAGCGGCGTCCATTCTCTACAACGCCTACCACGATGACCCCTTTTTTATGCAGGCGCTCGGACACGAAGACAAGGTGTCTTACGAGCAGAAATTGCGTGCCGCAATCCGTGAAGAACTGAACGAGCTGTGGCAACAGGAACAGACTTTGGTGGGATGGTTCGATGAAGAACGTCTTATCGGTGTGGCCTGTGTGGTTAAACAGCAAGTGGGCCTTGGCGAAGCCAAAAACTGGCACTGGCGGCTGAAAATGCTGCTGGGAACCGGCTGGCAGTCCACCCAGATGATGCTGAAAAAAGAAGCCAGTATTGTGGAGCATTTGCCGGGCAAAGCCTGCGGCATTTTACAGTTTATCGCACTGGCTCCCAGCGAGCAGGGCAAAGGCCATGGCGCACAACTGCTGCGAGCGGTGCAGTCCTGGTGTGACGATCAACCTGAGCTTGATGGAATTGGTGTGTTTGTCAGCCAGGATGCGCATCAGCATCTCTTCGTCAGTCAGGGATTCGAAAGCCTGGGCCCTCTCAGCCTTGGAAAGGTTGACGGAGAGCTGCTGTTTTACCGCAGGCAACACTATGCCTGAGCGATTTAAATCGTTTCGGGAGTTTTATCCCTATTATTTGAGCGAACACGCAGATCCCCGTTGCCGGGCGTTGCATTATCTGGGGTCTTCGCTGGTGCTGGCGACGCTCGGGTATTTGCTCATCAGCGGTAACTGGGGACTGTGGTGGATGCTGCCCCTGATTGGCTACGGTTTTGCCTGGGTTGGCCACTTTGTTTTTGAGAAGAATCGCCCAGCTACCTTCCGATATCCCTGGTACAGTTTTTTGGGCGATTGGCTGATGTGGTGGCAGTTTATCACCGCCAAAAGGCGGTAAGATTTTACCGGTTACCGTTTGTCCTACAGTGCGTGTGAGATATATCTCACACGCACTGTAGGACAACATGAAAAGATAACGGGTGTTCGCTCTGCATCAAAGTGTAAAAGTGTAATTAAATCAAATTCATTCCTGAATTTCCTTCCTCAATCGACCTCGTGCTTACAAACAGAAATATTCTGTAATACCTCTAAAGTAGTCCTCCTTTGGTAAACTGTATTTGCAGTCGAGGGAAAGACGGCAAAGATGACAAGGATGGTCAGTTTTTCGGGAGCCAGTGACGGCTCCGCTTCCCGGCAGGACGTTCGGGAGATCAAGGCTGATAGGACAAGGCAAGATGCCTTAGTCAGGATGACATCAGGGACGGCACAGGACAGGTTCAGGATGAACATCTACCGATAACGGACGTATCGGTACAGGGAGTCAGTAACGCAGGGATCAGCTTGCAGGATGCGATTCAGGAAAGGGCTCATGGATGCAGCCGGTTCGGCACAATGGAGTGGCCGGTCAAAGGATTGAGTACGCAAGTACAGGGACAAGATGCTGGAAGCCAGGAGATGCTGGACGCATACAGACGCAAGGATGGTGCAGGGAGCACAAATTAGCGGGATGGCTAACAAGGTAAAAATGGGGCGCGCCTTAAGAGACGCGCCCTTTTTCTTTTCTGTGATGTTCAAACTTCCTACGCTGTAACGGCCGTTGATTGGCATAGTGTGATGTCGGCTCTATCTGCCTTGTCTTAACCTCCTGGGCTCATCAGTACAAAGACACCCGCGCTTTGCTGCCTAGGGTTTCCAAATTGCTAAAGCACAGAAGTACAGAAGCTCCAAAACTCCACAGCGCCAAAGCGCCAAAGCAAAAAGCCCGGGGTCTGCCCATGTCTGAATTTCTCTCCTGGGTTGTTTACATCGCGCATGAGAGTGTATCGGTGATATCGACAAAGCTGTACGAGTACAGCCGGTCACAGGCACATAAGCACTGGACTAAAGCGGGCAAATCCTTGGGTAAACAGGGGGAGTGCAGACTGAGGAGTCAAGCTGTTGCAAACTTGATACTTCGTACGGTTAACGCCTAAGAACTTTGAAGGCTGCAAGTTGCCAAAGGAGCGGGCTTTCGCTGGGATTAACGGCGAATTTGCCGACGAGATTCGAGAGCCTGTCAGCTTTGCTACAACCCGTGTGAGACATTTCTCACATCTTGCGTAAGACATAGGGATTAACCTTTGCTCTACATCTCGTCCGAGTAGGTTATATCCATTTATATACAACAACTTATGGTTGAATGTGTCGTGGATTACATTGGCAGATGTAAATTCAGTGTGATTTTTGAGCAACAAGGTTTCGGCACTTACCGTAGAATTCAAATTGTCGAAGGACAGACAACGGCAAAGGATGCTGAGTCAGGATGACGACAGGACTCCTCCACGGAAAGGGGGAACTGGTACAGGAAGTATCAGCCAGGGAAGATTATCACAGGATGTGCCGACAGGATGTGCCGACAGGATGTCGGAGCAGCGGCAAAGGAAGCCAGAACTCTCCAGGAAGGAAAGTTTACGTGCCCCGGATGGCGCAAGACATGGATTGTTGAGTATGGATACTCATCAGGGATGAATGAAGGACACGCTCACGGATGGAGCAGGCTCGGTCAAGGGATAACCGGGTGAGAAGGAAAGTACGCAAGTACAGGGACAAGCAAGGGAAAGACAAGGACGACGCAGGACGCGACTCATACGCATGGATGGTGCAGGGAGCACAACAATAGCTGGATGGCTTAACAGAGAAACAGATGGGTGCGGTTCGAAAGAGCCGCACCCTTTCTTATTTCTGCGCCTTATCTGTTATGCGTCGCTGCCAGTGCATGGATGTTGTGGTACCAAAGCCGCTTGGTCTGCAGTGAATTTCTGCCGGCAATTTGTCGGTACTTATCTGTTATACGTCGCTGCCAGTGCATGGATGTTGTGGTGCTAAAGCTGCTTGGTCTGCAGTGAATTTCTGCCCGTGAGTTGTCGGCACTTATCTGCTTATAAGTTTGCTACTACTCCGTGCCTGGGAGCAGCTCCTAAGCCTCACTATGTGTAGTAGATAAGGACTGTAGATACAAAAAAGCGGGCCTGAGCCCGCTTGATGTTGTTATCGGCAGCTGCCGGAATTGCAACTGCTCTTCGAGCCACAGCCGCCGCCAAGTGATCCCCTCGCCGTAGGAGCCTCATGCCACTCGGGCTCAGGAAAAATAGGCCATTCAATCTTTTGGATCTTTTTACCCAGCATCTGAATATGACCAGGGTATTGATTGATTCCGTCGGTTGAAAACTCAAACAGGTATGTTGCCTTCCAGCCAATACCTGTGCTGGCACCCAGCGTGGGCCTGGCACTCAGTTGTGCCACCGCCAGCAGCTGCACCTTTTGGCGTTTGCACTCCTTTTCTGCAAACAATCTGGCCAGCTCAGCCATTTGCCGTAGCTGCCAGAAAAAAGCCGCCACCAGGGCAACACCAAGAAGTAAAAGCAAATCTGTCATCATGATTTGGTCGCCTTGAACAGTCCACCGATAGCCCGGGACAGGGCATCGCTGCGATTGGGGTCCCGAATGGCCGTCAGCATCGCAGTGCGCAGCGCCGGGATAGCCACAATATCAGCAAAGACTTGATTGAAAAAGTCTTGTTGTGTCAGAGCCAGGGCTTCAAGGAAGGTTTTGCGACAGTTGTCATCCCGCAGCGCCAGCCAGTTGCGACCGGCAATGCACACCAGCACTTCTTCAGTGAGCAGTTTTTTGGCTGCCAGCAGTGTCACGGCTTGAATCGATGCATCAGCTTGGCTGCCAAGGGCGCGCAGGAAAAAAATCTGCCGTGCATCTCTATGCTCTGCCAACCCCTCCAGCAGTGCCTCAGTCACCGCCTCCGGGATCAGCACATGTTCCAGACACTGACACAGGGCGATTTGCACTTCGGCAGGAGCCCCCTTCAGTGAGCGGACTACCATCGTCTCGTGATCGAGTTCAGACAGCCTGACACTGATATCAGCAAGCCCCTGAAAGCCTACATTTGGCCAGTGCTCAGCGGGCAGTTGGCCGCTTAAATATTGTGCCGCAAACTCATACTGCGCCGAGGCCGGGCGGCCCAGATGCCGACGCACTAAGGCGTTAAATACCGCCAGCTTTTCCTGGGTGGGCTTGAAGCTGAAAGGATGGTTGGCCATCTTCTGCTGCTCTTCCTCACTCAGGGTACGGGTCAAATCCTGACCAAGCGCTTCCAAAATCATTCGAATAAACTGACTGCGCGGTGCTGGGCTCAACAGGCCGCGCTCGTCCAGAGGCAAGCTGATAAACCAGACAAAATGCTGCTCGCTGGCATCCCAGAATACCAGGGCCATCTTGGCATGACCTTGAATGGGGTAAGGGTAGGGTGCTTGTAAGGCTTCAATTTGGGCAAAAGCCATGGCATCAATATGCTGAACCCGGCGGCCAAGGTCGTAAACCTGGAACTGCGTTTTGGCGGTAGAAAGAAACTGACTGATGCTGGTGATTTCTGCCATGAGACTGCGGCCCTTGCTGTATGTTGCGCCGGTTGACGGAGAGTAAATTCGCAAAGGCGCCATTATAGGGATAAGCAGCTCAAGATGGTACACTTGCCGTTTTCATTGTGGTTTGCCCTTATGCCTTATACGTCTGTTTTGTTGTTGCTGAATGAGCTTGAGCATGCTTTGCACCGGGCGGGGCTGTGGCACTCGGAAGCGCCTGAGCCACAAGCCCTGGCAAGCACAGCACCTTTTTGCTGCGACACCATGAGCTTTGATGCCTGGTTGCAGTTTATTTTTTTGCCCAGATTCACCGCGCTGGTTGAAAGCGGCCAGCCACTGCCAGCCATGGCACTGGCGCCAATGGCTGAACATGTATGGGGCCAGCAGATTGAATTTGCTGAGTTAATTTCTGTAATTACCCGATTGGATGACGCCGTCAATGCAGCATGATGTTCCACCCGGTAGCGCCGAGCTTGCCTTTGCTGATATCGCCCCCGAGATTGAAATCCTATACGAAGATGAGGCGCTGGTGGCTATCCACAAGCCTGCGGGCTTACTGGTGCATCGCACCTATCTTGCCCGTAAGGAGCATTGGTTTGCGATGCAGCTGACCCGGGATAAAGTGGGTTGCCATGTGTTTCCGGTGCATCGTCTCGACCGTCCAACCTCTGGCGTGCTGCTGTTTGGCAAGTCCAGCGCTGTGGCAAATCACCTCTGTGGTCAGTTCGCCAGCCACAGTATTCGCAAGCACTATCTGGCGCTGGTGCGTGGCAATATGCATGAAGCCGGACTGCTGGATTACCCGCTTAAAGAGGAACTGGATGAGCTGGCCGATAAAGATGTCGACCCTGACAAACCGGCCCAGGATGCCATCACCGCCTACCGGCCGCTGCTGAACAGTGAAATCCCTTACTCATCGGGGCGTTACCCGAGTAGCCGTTTTGCCTTGATGCACCTTGAGCCCCAAACCGGGCGCAAGCATCAGTTAAGACGCCATATGGCGCATCTGCGTCATCCCATTGTGGGCGACACCACCCACGGTGATGGCAAACAAAACCGCTTCTTCAGGGAGCATTTTGGAGTAAACCGGCTGTGGTTGATTGCCAAGCGGCTGGAAATTACTCATCCACTGACAGGACTGCCGTTGGCAATAGAAACGGAACTCGAGCCCGAGTGGCTCAGCATTTTTGAGGGGCTTGGCTGGGATGAGGCAAGTCTGTCACCGGACTCACCTTTGATTATTGCGTAACTGCCGGATTCTTTCGTAACCGCCTGATTCTTTCGTAACTGCCTGACTATGCGGACTATGCGATTTTGGCTGGGATCAGCCCTGATTTTTTATCCGGGCTTTCAGTTCGGCCAGGCTGACAAAACCGGCTACCTGAGTATGGGGCATATCGGGCCACAGCCGCTGGCTTTGAAAATATTGGCCTCGCCTGTGTTTACAGGCCCTGTGTTGCTTTTTGCGGCAGCTTGGTTGCATGGCGTTATTTCCCGTAGCACGGCTCCCCGTCCCTGGTGTTCGCCGCTCTCAGCATCCTTTTCTGCCCCAATGACTTGCCGCGGCAGGTCTGCACGGGGAGTGAAAGCAGAACTCGGTCTCAAGGTACCACGAAAGCTGCTAAAGTGACCAGTAATAGTCCGGTAAAAAGTGCGGTTTATTTGTGACATTAGTTGCCCCCGGCAGGGGCAACTTTGCGACAACGGTTGGTGAGCTGCCGTCAGTTCACTGGGGCGAAAAGTCTTGCATGGCTTATGCCTGATCCCCTATGTTGAGCGCCATATGATTGAAAAATGTAAAATAAGCGCGGAGGGAGTCTTCGGATGAAGCATGTGGATCTGGTTTTTGGTACTGTTTACGGCAGCGCCCAGTTTGTGGCCGAAACGCTCGCAGATGAATTAACAGCGCTCGGCTACCAGCCGCGGCTGTGGCAGGCCCACGAGTTATCTGCATTCACCCCTGAAGCCGGTTTGTTGATTGTTGTGTCGTCCACCACCGGCAGCGGCGATTTGCCCGATGATATCCAGCCCTGGTATTTCCGCCTCAAGTCGCAGGCGCCTTACCTTCCTTCGCTCAATTACAGCGTGATAGGTCTGGGTGATTCCAGCTATACCGATTTTTGCGGTGCCGGTGAAAAGCTCAACGAACTCTTTGCCGAACTCGGCGCCAGGGCTGTATTGCCGCTGCTGCGTATCGATGCAATGGAAACCATGGAACCGGAGACAGAGGCCAAAACATGGCTGTCGCAGTGGCATCAGCAGGTTCAGAGCGGCCAGGCCGCTTAAGCCGACTTAATCGGCACTGGTTTCGCTTCGCCCAGCGTCTGTCGCAGACGCTGCTTATTCCTATTGCCATTTTGCCTGCCGCCGGGGTCATGATTGGTCTTGCCACCAATCCGCTGCCCTTTATTCCCGATGCGTTGAATGTGCTGATGCTGAGCGTCGGCAAGCTGATTTTCGATATCATGCCGATGCTGTTTGCCATTGCGGTCGCCATAGGTTTTTGCCGCGACCAGGGCATTGCTGCGTTTTCCGCCGCCTTCGGTTACGGCGTGCTGCTGTCGACTTTGGCAGCCGCTGCCAAGGTGTACCACCTGCCCACTCAGGTGGTGTGGGGCATGCCGACCATAGATACCGGTATTGCCGGTGGTATGGCGGTGGGGGCGGTCACCTGCATTGCGGTGCGCCTCAGTGAGCGGCTTAAATTGCCAGCCGTGTTCTCATTTTTTGAAGGACGACGCAGTGCGCCCCTTATCATGATCCCACTGGTGATGATGTTGGCCATGATGCTTGCCTTTATCTGGCCGCCGCTGGAGCACCTTATCGAACGCATTTCCAGTTGGGCTGTGTATCAGGAGCCCGCCATCGCCTTTGGGTTTTACGGCATGATTGAGCGGCTGCTGCTCCCCCTTGGGTTGCACCATATCTGGAACGCGCCCTTTTATCTGGAGGTTGGGCAGTATCAGGTAGGGGATGAGTTGGTTCGCGGCGAAATGGCAAGGTATCTTGCTGGCGACCCTTCCGCGGGCAACCTTGCCGGCGGTTACCTTATCAAGATGTGGGGCCTGCCTGCGGCTGCTTTGGCTATCTGGCGCTGCGCCGACAAAGAGCAGCGCAACCGGGTGGCCGGGGTGATGCTGTCGGCCGCCGCCGCAAGCTGGCTTACCGGCGTTACCGAGCCGGTGGAATTTGCCTTTTTGTTTGTGGCGCCGCTGCTGTATTTGCTGCATGCGCTGCTGACCGGCCTTGCCTACAGCGCATCGATTTTGCTGGATGTGCACCACAGCGTGGTGTTCTCCCACGGGCTGGTGGACTTTGTGCTCCTGTTGCCCCAGTCGAGTAATATCCACTGGTTCTGGTTTTTGGGGCCACTGACCTTTGTGGTCTATTACGTACTGTTTCGAGGCTGCATTCTGGCGTTTAACTTAAAGACCCCGGGCCGTTTTGAAGCCAATACCGGCCAGCAGCGCAATCTGCTGGCGATGATTTCGGCTCTGGGGGGCAGCGCCAATGTCACTGACCTCTCCGCCTGTTTGACGCGGCTGCGAATTAGCGTGCTTGACCCTTCGCAGGTGGATAAGGCCCGGCTGATGTCCCTCGGCGCCAAAGGAGTCATTGTTGTCGGCAGTGGCGTTCAGGTGGTGTTCGGTACCAAGGCCGAGACCTTACGCAAGCTGCTGCAGCGTTATCTGGATAGTCGAAACTAGGGCTTGTTGGTGTTTCGGCAATATCCAGGCGGTTTTTTTCCCGATTTGTTTATTCCCTCCCGATGATTTAACCATCAATCAAATTTATTAAGTGAATTCTGCTGTTTGGCGCCTGCCTGTGGCATGCTCATGGGCTATGTGTCTTTGATTGGGGGAACGCAGAGTGTCGCAAGCGCTGCAACGTAGAGTACTTATCACCGATTGTGCCGATGCCAAGGGGCTGATAGCCAAGATAACCGGGGTTTGTTTTGACCATGGTTTGAATATCATCAAAAATGACGAATTCGTCGATAACACCGAGGGGCGCTTCTTTATGCGCACCGAACTTGAGGGCGATTTTGAAGAGCCTAAGTTGTTGTCGGCCCTTTATGATGTGCTGCCACAGCAAAACCATACCGTGCTTAAGCCCGGTGGCCGCAAGCGGGTAGTGGTCATGGTGACCAAAGAGGCGCACTGCCTGGGCGACCTGCTGATGAAGGCTTACTATGGCGCGCTGGATGTGGACATTGCCGCCGTGGTGGGTAACTACGATAACCTGCGCCAGTTAACTGAAAAATTTGATATTCCCTATCATTTTGTCAGCCATGAAGGGCTTGACCGCCATCAGCATGAGGCCGCGCTGTTTGAGGTGATTGCACCCTATGCGCCGGATTATCTGGTACTGGCCAAATTTATGCGGGTACTGACCCCGGAATTTGTGGCCCAGTATCCAAACCGCATCATCAATATTCATCACTCATTCTTGCCAGCCTTCATCGGTGCCAATCCCTATCGGCAGGCCTGGGAGCGCGGCGTGAAAATCATCGGTGCCACGGCGCATTTTGTGAATAACTGCCTCGATGAAGGACCCATCATCAAGCAGGATGTTATTCACGTAGATCATAATTACAGTGCGCTGGAAATGGCGCGTGCGGGCCGTGACGTTGAAAAAACCGTGCTGAGCCGGGCGTTGGGCTTGGTGCTTGCCGACAAAGTAGTGGTGTACGGCAATAAGACGGTAGTGTTCTGATTTGCTGAGCACAAATCCATAAATCCATAAATCCAAAAGGCGCCTTCGTGATCCATGGCGCCTTTTTGTTACTCAGAGTGCAACTGTGCGGTCTATATTGTATCAACGCTCATTCAGTGAAGCTCACGTATATGCGCTCGTCGGCGCCGGTCATAGCCAAATCTTTAATGGTTACCTGCCCGGGTAGATAGTGGGCAATGCGCTTTGCTGTGCGGTCGGCACCGTGGGACAGCGCAAATTCGTGGAAACTCTCGCCATTACACACCAATCGGGGAAAAACCCGCTGTTCATTGATGCGGTAGTCTTTCATGGTGTCGTAAAAGCGAACCATATTATTGCTCATACCCGCTTTGCATACGGCAATCAGGGCGTTTTCCACACTGGGGCTCATGGCCGCCGACGCACCAAAACAAGCGGTTGCCAGTGCCAGGGCGGTCAGGACATGCTGCGTTTTCATAAG
It encodes the following:
- a CDS encoding DUF3192 domain-containing protein translates to MKAVYLSAVLATTLALGGCVVNVKDGNDAYQDWQQVEQQNREHLSRLSLGMAKADALTLMGRADFHEAWSDNGKEVQVFYFRTNRIHGDGTTTKEECTPVVFHNDRLVGWGATALAKG
- a CDS encoding YqcC family protein; this encodes MPYTSVLLLLNELEHALHRAGLWHSEAPEPQALASTAPFCCDTMSFDAWLQFIFLPRFTALVESGQPLPAMALAPMAEHVWGQQIEFAELISVITRLDDAVNAA
- a CDS encoding DUF3301 domain-containing protein is translated as MMTDLLLLLGVALVAAFFWQLRQMAELARLFAEKECKRQKVQLLAVAQLSARPTLGASTGIGWKATYLFEFSTDGINQYPGHIQMLGKKIQKIEWPIFPEPEWHEAPTARGSLGGGCGSKSSCNSGSCR
- a CDS encoding PTS transporter subunit EIIC, with product MAVAVASAGSERPGRLSRLNRHWFRFAQRLSQTLLIPIAILPAAGVMIGLATNPLPFIPDALNVLMLSVGKLIFDIMPMLFAIAVAIGFCRDQGIAAFSAAFGYGVLLSTLAAAAKVYHLPTQVVWGMPTIDTGIAGGMAVGAVTCIAVRLSERLKLPAVFSFFEGRRSAPLIMIPLVMMLAMMLAFIWPPLEHLIERISSWAVYQEPAIAFGFYGMIERLLLPLGLHHIWNAPFYLEVGQYQVGDELVRGEMARYLAGDPSAGNLAGGYLIKMWGLPAAALAIWRCADKEQRNRVAGVMLSAAAASWLTGVTEPVEFAFLFVAPLLYLLHALLTGLAYSASILLDVHHSVVFSHGLVDFVLLLPQSSNIHWFWFLGPLTFVVYYVLFRGCILAFNLKTPGRFEANTGQQRNLLAMISALGGSANVTDLSACLTRLRISVLDPSQVDKARLMSLGAKGVIVVGSGVQVVFGTKAETLRKLLQRYLDSRN
- the purU gene encoding formyltetrahydrofolate deformylase — protein: MSQALQRRVLITDCADAKGLIAKITGVCFDHGLNIIKNDEFVDNTEGRFFMRTELEGDFEEPKLLSALYDVLPQQNHTVLKPGGRKRVVVMVTKEAHCLGDLLMKAYYGALDVDIAAVVGNYDNLRQLTEKFDIPYHFVSHEGLDRHQHEAALFEVIAPYAPDYLVLAKFMRVLTPEFVAQYPNRIINIHHSFLPAFIGANPYRQAWERGVKIIGATAHFVNNCLDEGPIIKQDVIHVDHNYSALEMARAGRDVEKTVLSRALGLVLADKVVVYGNKTVVF
- a CDS encoding DUF962 domain-containing protein is translated as MPERFKSFREFYPYYLSEHADPRCRALHYLGSSLVLATLGYLLISGNWGLWWMLPLIGYGFAWVGHFVFEKNRPATFRYPWYSFLGDWLMWWQFITAKRR
- a CDS encoding flavodoxin, whose amino-acid sequence is MKHVDLVFGTVYGSAQFVAETLADELTALGYQPRLWQAHELSAFTPEAGLLIVVSSTTGSGDLPDDIQPWYFRLKSQAPYLPSLNYSVIGLGDSSYTDFCGAGEKLNELFAELGARAVLPLLRIDAMETMEPETEAKTWLSQWHQQVQSGQAA
- a CDS encoding DUF3718 domain-containing protein; translated protein: MKTQHVLTALALATACFGASAAMSPSVENALIAVCKAGMSNNMVRFYDTMKDYRINEQRVFPRLVCNGESFHEFALSHGADRTAKRIAHYLPGQVTIKDLAMTGADERIYVSFTE
- a CDS encoding GNAT family N-acetyltransferase; protein product: MENQTQDSYKAVYLTAEDLRVAASILYNAYHDDPFFMQALGHEDKVSYEQKLRAAIREELNELWQQEQTLVGWFDEERLIGVACVVKQQVGLGEAKNWHWRLKMLLGTGWQSTQMMLKKEASIVEHLPGKACGILQFIALAPSEQGKGHGAQLLRAVQSWCDDQPELDGIGVFVSQDAHQHLFVSQGFESLGPLSLGKVDGELLFYRRQHYA
- the truC gene encoding tRNA pseudouridine(65) synthase TruC; the encoded protein is MQHDVPPGSAELAFADIAPEIEILYEDEALVAIHKPAGLLVHRTYLARKEHWFAMQLTRDKVGCHVFPVHRLDRPTSGVLLFGKSSAVANHLCGQFASHSIRKHYLALVRGNMHEAGLLDYPLKEELDELADKDVDPDKPAQDAITAYRPLLNSEIPYSSGRYPSSRFALMHLEPQTGRKHQLRRHMAHLRHPIVGDTTHGDGKQNRFFREHFGVNRLWLIAKRLEITHPLTGLPLAIETELEPEWLSIFEGLGWDEASLSPDSPLIIA
- a CDS encoding DUF3549 family protein, giving the protein MAEITSISQFLSTAKTQFQVYDLGRRVQHIDAMAFAQIEALQAPYPYPIQGHAKMALVFWDASEQHFVWFISLPLDERGLLSPAPRSQFIRMILEALGQDLTRTLSEEEQQKMANHPFSFKPTQEKLAVFNALVRRHLGRPASAQYEFAAQYLSGQLPAEHWPNVGFQGLADISVRLSELDHETMVVRSLKGAPAEVQIALCQCLEHVLIPEAVTEALLEGLAEHRDARQIFFLRALGSQADASIQAVTLLAAKKLLTEEVLVCIAGRNWLALRDDNCRKTFLEALALTQQDFFNQVFADIVAIPALRTAMLTAIRDPNRSDALSRAIGGLFKATKS
- a CDS encoding DUF2789 domain-containing protein, encoding MDTTPVDLGHLFEQLGLDNTEQAINEFIASHQLAAADTIWQASFWSPAQATFLKEALEADSNWSELVDLLDTQLRK